Part of the bacterium genome, GCCCCCGCCCTGGCGCGAGTCACGAATTATCTGAATTTCGACCCCGCGGGAAGGCTTGGGCAACTCAAGCAGGAGGCCCGTCAGAGCGCGCAGATCGCGGTGGCGCGACAGGCGCCCGTCGGCCGCGAATTGGTGATCCAGACGATTCGCCAGGCCGCGGCCGCCGCCGGGCAGGATCCCATCGTCGTCATCGCGGTCGCCATGGCCGAAAGCCGACTCGATCCGTTTGTCACCTCGCCCATGGGTGCGCAGGGACTCATGCAACTCATGCCCGCGACCGCGCGGCGATTCGGCTGCGACGATCCTTTCGACGTGTACGAAAACGCGGCGGCCGGCGCGCGTTATCTGACATTTCTCCTGGACCGCTACGGCGGCGATCTCACGCTCGCGCTTGCCGCCTACAACGCAGGGCCGGCGCCCGTGGACCGCATGCAGGCCATTCCGCCCATCGGGGAAACGCAGGCCTTTGTCGCCAAGGTGAAGCGCTATATCGACGAACTTCGCCTGGAGATGCCCTGATGCGTTCCGAGACGCGGCGCTGGACGCCCGCCAACATCGTCAGCGCCGCGCGTATCGGTGCGTTTCCGCTGATCGTCGTTCTTGTTTACGCGCAATCCTGGACCGGTGAGGACGCGACGATCCGCGGGCTCGAATTCGCCGCGGGGCTTGTCCTTGCCGTCGCGTTCGTCACCGACATGCTCGACGGCTACCTGGCGCGCTCGCGAAACGAGGTAACGGTTCTCGGCAAATTTCTCGACCCGCTGTCGGACAAGGTGCTCGTCGTCACCGCGCTGCTGCTGCTTGTGATGCAGCATCGCGCGCCCGCATGGTTGGCGATCCTCATCGTCCTGCGCGAGATGGCGATCACCGGCTTGCGCACCATCGCATCGGCGGAGGGGCTCATCATACAGGCGAGCGTGTGGGGCAAGCTCAAGACGGTGTTGCAGGCGATCGCGCTATGCGCCCTGCTCTTCCACGAGACGTATGACTTCCTGTGGCTGTTCCCGCTGCCGATGCACCTGTTCGGCACCGTGATGCTCTACGCCGCGCTCGCCGTCACGCTGTGGTCAGGCTGGGAATACCTGCGCGCGTTTCACGCGGCGGAAATGCCGGTCGCCGCGCCGGCGGCGGGCGAAAACGGCGGCGAAACGCGCGCCCGTTAGCCTCAAAAACCGGGAAGCGGTCGATGAGAAAAGGGGTGTACACCGCACTCGCGATCATCATCGCCCTCGTTTTCGGCGAGTCGTTCACGGCCGCGACCGGACTGTCGCGATCACCCGAGGAAGCGCTTTTCGACGACATCCACAGCGCGATGTACGACCTGCTCCCGCATGCGAAGATTCCCCGCGCGCTCGGGCCCGGCAGCGACGCGGTCAACAGCCTCGGCTTTCGCGGTCCCGAATTCGATGCCCGAAAGCCGGCGAACACCGTGCGCATCTTTTGCGTCGGCGATTCGACCACGTTCGGTCACACCCTGCGCCCGCACGAAACCTACAGCGCGCACCTGCCCGCCTTGCTTGCGGACGCGTGGCCGGGAAAACGCGCGGAAGTTATCAACGCGGGCGTGCCCGGCACGACGCTGCCGCAGCACATCTATCGCGTGCGCGCCAAGGTCTTGCCGCTTCAACCCGACATCGTTGTCGTGCAAACGGCTTTCGACGCGAACTATCCGAAGCTGCGCGCGCTGAACGCGCTGCGTCGCGACATACGCCGCCCGCGCGACCCGCGCCCGTCTCCGCTTTCGCGATCGCACCTGTATCGGGCGATGCGCCGGCTCATCAAGGGAGGCGTGCACGCCGATGTCCGTTCCGCGATGCAGGGGATCGTCGAACTCGACGGAACCGTCGAGATGTCCGGCGCGATCCGGCGCCAGTTCCGAAACGACGTGGAGCTGCTCGTCAAGACGTGCCGGCGCGGCGGCGTGCGTCTCGCGTTGCAACTGCCGGCCGTCGCGCCGCGGGTGAACGCGATGCGCGCCGCGTCGCTGGCGCCCGGGACCGATGCCTTTGACGACGCGGTCTTCGCCGAGGAACTCTGGCGCATCGTCCGGGAGATCAGCCGGCGCGAAAATCTGACGATCGTGAATCCGTATGAAACGCTCGTGGCGTACGCGGGGGACGAACCGCTGTTTTTCGACGACGGGATTCATCCGACCGCGATCGGGCATCGCCTGTTCGCCGAGGCGATCGCGCGCGCGATCACCGCACATCCGTAGGAAGCGCCGAGCGGCGGGCGTTGCCGGAGTCGCAAGTTCGCTCCGAGCGCGGCGCGAGCCGCGACGCGCCGGGTTTCCCGCTA contains:
- a CDS encoding lytic transglycosylase domain-containing protein — translated: APALARVTNYLNFDPAGRLGQLKQEARQSAQIAVARQAPVGRELVIQTIRQAAAAAGQDPIVVIAVAMAESRLDPFVTSPMGAQGLMQLMPATARRFGCDDPFDVYENAAAGARYLTFLLDRYGGDLTLALAAYNAGPAPVDRMQAIPPIGETQAFVAKVKRYIDELRLEMP
- the pgsA gene encoding CDP-diacylglycerol--glycerol-3-phosphate 3-phosphatidyltransferase encodes the protein MRSETRRWTPANIVSAARIGAFPLIVVLVYAQSWTGEDATIRGLEFAAGLVLAVAFVTDMLDGYLARSRNEVTVLGKFLDPLSDKVLVVTALLLLVMQHRAPAWLAILIVLREMAITGLRTIASAEGLIIQASVWGKLKTVLQAIALCALLFHETYDFLWLFPLPMHLFGTVMLYAALAVTLWSGWEYLRAFHAAEMPVAAPAAGENGGETRAR